A region of Chitinophaga horti DNA encodes the following proteins:
- a CDS encoding RagB/SusD family nutrient uptake outer membrane protein, with protein MQIKSIIYSACLLATSALYTSCNRDLLDVRPTDKFEQSVLLSDSLVFEAYVRNRYIGARLQDKEGDGTDPGFGRGFEYSLWSSITDESIYNNDDNTWLIQKGLLAPENLGMAATIWPRSYRSIRECNFALNGLPQLTISEPHRQWLKGELQFIRAFRYHDLIRNYGGVVLMGDKVLELSDNLQNDSLFTRATLKESLDYTIAQLDQAAALLPENNSTAWPMGRATKGAALALKARLALYAASPLYNAGTWADAATAAAAVISLNKYSIYQGGYDKMFLSADNNPEIIFARLYTRNANHVHLEIANGPNSYGGWGGNLPLQNLVDDYAMANGRPITDGTSGYDANNPYVGRDPRFYYTVLYNGASYRGSTIETFTPGGKDSKDGPDNWNTSKTGYYLRKFMNDAYPLQNPWGNAGFQPWIYMRYAEVLLNYAEAANEAYGPDVVPTGATMSARAALNAVRARTGVNMPALAAGIGQAQLRDAVRYERRVELAFEEFRFYDVRRWMIADVTENRPANGITINRTGSTFTYTTKVALDGRRFEPKHYWLPIPRAEILASSNKLQQNKDY; from the coding sequence ATGCAAATTAAGTCCATCATATATTCGGCCTGCTTACTGGCCACCTCCGCACTCTACACGTCCTGCAACCGCGATTTGCTCGACGTAAGGCCTACGGATAAATTTGAACAAAGTGTGTTGCTGTCAGACTCGCTCGTATTCGAGGCGTATGTACGCAATCGTTACATCGGCGCACGTTTGCAGGATAAAGAAGGCGACGGTACCGATCCTGGTTTTGGCCGTGGTTTCGAGTACAGTTTATGGAGTTCCATCACAGATGAATCGATCTACAACAACGATGATAATACCTGGCTGATCCAGAAAGGTTTGCTGGCACCCGAAAACCTCGGTATGGCGGCGACCATCTGGCCGCGTAGCTACCGCAGCATCCGTGAATGTAACTTCGCGCTGAACGGTTTGCCACAACTGACGATCAGCGAACCACACCGCCAGTGGCTGAAAGGTGAATTGCAATTTATCCGCGCTTTCCGTTACCATGACCTGATCCGTAACTACGGCGGGGTAGTGCTCATGGGCGACAAAGTACTGGAGCTAAGCGACAACCTGCAGAACGATTCGCTGTTCACCCGCGCTACGCTGAAAGAAAGCCTGGATTATACTATTGCTCAATTAGACCAGGCCGCAGCATTATTGCCTGAAAATAACAGTACCGCATGGCCGATGGGCCGCGCCACCAAAGGCGCTGCACTCGCCCTGAAAGCGCGCCTCGCCCTGTATGCGGCCAGTCCGTTGTACAACGCCGGCACCTGGGCCGATGCCGCTACTGCAGCTGCAGCAGTGATTTCCCTGAACAAGTACAGCATTTACCAGGGCGGTTATGATAAGATGTTCCTCTCGGCCGACAACAATCCTGAGATCATCTTCGCCCGCCTGTATACAAGAAACGCCAACCACGTACACCTCGAGATCGCGAATGGTCCGAACAGCTATGGTGGCTGGGGCGGTAACCTGCCTTTGCAGAACCTCGTAGATGATTACGCAATGGCGAACGGTCGCCCGATTACTGACGGTACTTCCGGTTACGATGCGAACAACCCGTACGTAGGCAGAGACCCACGTTTCTATTACACCGTGTTGTACAACGGCGCTTCTTACCGTGGCTCAACGATTGAAACATTTACCCCTGGTGGTAAAGACAGTAAAGATGGTCCGGACAACTGGAATACTTCGAAAACCGGTTACTATCTCCGCAAGTTCATGAACGATGCCTATCCATTGCAGAACCCTTGGGGTAATGCGGGCTTCCAGCCGTGGATCTATATGCGTTATGCAGAAGTGCTGCTGAACTATGCAGAAGCGGCCAACGAAGCTTACGGTCCGGATGTTGTGCCTACGGGTGCTACCATGAGTGCCCGCGCTGCACTGAATGCGGTGCGTGCCCGTACCGGTGTGAACATGCCGGCTCTCGCTGCAGGTATTGGTCAGGCGCAGCTGCGTGATGCAGTACGTTATGAAAGAAGGGTAGAACTCGCGTTCGAAGAGTTTCGTTTCTATGACGTAAGAAGGTGGATGATCGCTGATGTAACGGAGAACAGGCCTGCCAATGGTATCACTATCAACAGGACTGGCAGCACGTTTACCTACACGACGAAAGTGGCACTGGATGGTCGCCGCTTTGAGCCTAAACATTACTGGCTGCCGATCCCGCGTGCGGAAATTCTGGCCTCTTCGAATAAATTACAGCAGAATAAAGACTATTAG
- a CDS encoding SusC/RagA family TonB-linked outer membrane protein yields the protein MMKKLQPVRHASAAILSRMTFRRLLFLPLLILGCLPAFAQQSVSGTVRSAEGPLPGVSVGVKGATSGTTTNETGKFTLNVPANATLVFTYLGFVTKELPASANMDVVLETEDAKLGEVVVVGYNAQRKATVTGSISQVKGADLVKSPAANVSNSLAGRFSGIVINNRGGEPGYDGSSFTIRGLATTGNNDVLIVVDGVPGQVGGLERLNPNDIESISVLKDASAAIYGSRAANGVILVTTKRGKSGKPVINASFNQGFSSPTRLPKMADAPTYATIANEIAYYNNKAGGMNQQYTEEEIQKFRDGSDPINYPNTDWTEETLKKTALQNQANVSIAGGTENVRYYMSAGMLTQDGLYRDAATKYKQYNFRSNIDANVTKDFKVSLYLSGRQEDRKFPTAGAGDIFRSIYRAYPTLVARYPNGLPSNGIEGSNPIMMATDIGGTNVNPTQVFNGILKGAYNISAVKGLSIDGFAAFDKSWSFSKAFSKPYLLYTYNKNTGNYDARIVGGNNNAAQLNQNQQNMTQSTYNIKLNYQRDFGVHHINSLFGYEQSKINRENFAASRINFLSILTPELSQGGSAATDINNSGSSYNFTRRSFFGKVAYDYDERYLAEVQMRIDGSSTFADGNRYGYFPSAAVGWRISKESFMQNASFIQDLKLRASFGVLGNDNVGLFQYFNNYALKNQFVVNSSNGLVIVPGLDLTKLANSQITWEQARKTDLAIEGALFNGINFEFIWFKQQRSDILATRNASIPFVSGIVNPFGSDPLVPSENIGKVSSAGIEATLGYTKRAGKFNYGVAGNFTYAKSNIEFIDEAPGVLAHQRQTGHPLNTYLLYRSKGIYRTQEEIDKTPHLNGAQPGDLIYEDYNGDGSITADDQVRSEYGNIPLITYGATASIGYGDFDLSIVVAGQAKVSQYVLPESGTVGNFYSSWADNRWSPSNPNGSYPRVDTRASSSVNGGLYPSTFWLQNASFLRLKNIELGYNLPASKISMLRMQSARIYANAFNLFTITKVKDFDPEGNNGSGQFYPQQKIINVGVNVSF from the coding sequence ATGATGAAAAAATTACAACCAGTCCGCCATGCGTCGGCTGCCATTCTCAGCCGCATGACATTTCGCCGGCTTCTTTTTCTCCCCTTATTGATCTTAGGATGTTTGCCGGCATTTGCCCAGCAATCCGTATCCGGTACGGTGCGTTCGGCAGAAGGGCCGTTACCTGGCGTATCTGTAGGGGTAAAGGGTGCCACCAGCGGTACTACGACCAATGAAACGGGTAAGTTTACCCTGAATGTGCCGGCGAATGCCACTTTGGTATTTACGTACCTCGGCTTTGTAACAAAAGAATTACCTGCCTCCGCTAATATGGACGTTGTGCTGGAAACAGAAGACGCCAAACTGGGAGAGGTAGTAGTAGTGGGCTATAACGCGCAGCGTAAGGCCACGGTGACAGGTTCTATCTCACAGGTAAAAGGTGCCGACCTTGTAAAGAGCCCGGCAGCCAACGTGTCTAACTCCCTCGCAGGTCGTTTCTCCGGTATCGTGATTAACAACCGTGGCGGTGAGCCGGGGTATGACGGTTCTTCTTTTACCATCCGTGGTTTGGCCACTACCGGCAATAATGATGTATTAATTGTGGTGGACGGGGTGCCCGGACAAGTGGGCGGCCTGGAAAGGCTGAACCCGAACGATATCGAAAGCATTTCGGTACTGAAAGATGCATCTGCCGCGATTTACGGTAGCCGTGCAGCGAACGGGGTGATCCTAGTGACCACCAAACGCGGTAAATCCGGCAAGCCGGTGATCAACGCGAGCTTTAACCAGGGCTTTTCTTCTCCCACCCGTTTACCGAAAATGGCAGACGCGCCAACGTATGCCACTATCGCCAACGAAATTGCCTATTATAATAATAAGGCCGGTGGCATGAACCAGCAGTATACGGAGGAGGAAATCCAGAAGTTCCGCGACGGCAGTGATCCGATCAATTATCCGAACACCGACTGGACAGAAGAAACGCTGAAGAAAACAGCGTTGCAAAACCAGGCGAACGTGTCTATCGCAGGTGGTACGGAAAATGTACGCTATTACATGTCTGCCGGTATGCTTACCCAGGACGGCCTGTACCGCGATGCTGCTACCAAATACAAACAATACAACTTCCGCTCTAACATCGATGCGAACGTAACGAAAGACTTTAAGGTGAGCCTGTACCTTTCCGGCCGCCAGGAAGACCGTAAGTTCCCGACCGCCGGTGCTGGTGATATCTTCCGTTCGATATACCGGGCGTATCCTACACTGGTGGCGCGCTACCCGAATGGCCTGCCCTCCAACGGTATCGAAGGCAGCAACCCGATCATGATGGCGACCGACATTGGTGGCACGAACGTTAATCCTACGCAGGTGTTTAACGGTATCCTGAAAGGCGCTTACAATATTTCGGCCGTGAAAGGCTTGTCTATCGACGGTTTTGCCGCATTCGACAAATCATGGTCTTTCTCTAAAGCATTCTCCAAGCCTTACCTGTTATATACTTATAACAAGAACACCGGCAACTACGATGCCCGTATCGTAGGCGGTAATAACAACGCGGCGCAGCTGAACCAGAACCAGCAGAACATGACGCAGTCCACTTACAACATCAAACTGAACTACCAGCGCGATTTCGGAGTGCATCACATCAACAGCTTGTTCGGTTATGAGCAGAGCAAAATCAACCGGGAGAACTTTGCGGCATCACGTATCAACTTCCTCAGTATTTTAACGCCGGAACTGTCACAGGGTGGTTCGGCCGCTACTGATATCAACAACAGCGGCAGCAGCTACAACTTTACCCGCAGAAGCTTCTTCGGTAAGGTGGCTTATGACTACGACGAAAGATACCTGGCGGAAGTGCAGATGCGTATCGATGGTTCCTCTACGTTTGCAGATGGCAACCGATACGGGTATTTTCCATCTGCGGCAGTGGGTTGGAGAATTTCCAAGGAAAGCTTTATGCAGAACGCTTCGTTCATCCAGGACCTGAAACTGCGCGCCTCTTTTGGTGTGCTGGGTAACGATAACGTAGGCCTGTTCCAATACTTCAATAACTACGCACTCAAAAATCAATTCGTAGTAAACTCCAGCAACGGCCTCGTTATCGTACCAGGACTGGATCTTACTAAACTTGCTAACAGCCAGATCACCTGGGAGCAGGCACGTAAAACGGACCTGGCGATCGAAGGTGCCCTATTCAACGGTATTAACTTCGAGTTCATCTGGTTTAAGCAACAGCGTTCCGATATCCTGGCTACACGTAACGCCTCTATTCCATTTGTATCTGGTATCGTGAATCCTTTTGGTTCCGATCCGCTGGTGCCTTCTGAGAATATTGGTAAAGTGAGCAGCGCCGGTATAGAAGCTACACTGGGTTACACCAAACGCGCCGGTAAGTTCAACTATGGCGTAGCAGGTAACTTTACGTATGCGAAAAGCAACATCGAATTTATAGATGAAGCACCGGGTGTGTTGGCACACCAGCGCCAGACCGGTCATCCCTTAAATACTTACCTGCTGTACCGTTCGAAAGGAATTTACCGCACGCAGGAGGAGATCGATAAAACGCCTCACCTGAACGGCGCACAGCCTGGTGACCTGATTTACGAAGATTACAATGGTGATGGCAGCATTACTGCTGATGACCAGGTGCGTAGCGAGTATGGCAACATTCCTTTGATCACTTATGGTGCTACGGCCTCTATCGGTTACGGTGATTTTGATTTGTCTATCGTAGTGGCTGGCCAGGCGAAAGTAAGCCAGTACGTATTGCCAGAATCCGGCACTGTAGGTAACTTCTATAGCTCATGGGCAGATAACCGCTGGAGCCCAAGCAACCCGAATGGTTCTTATCCGCGTGTAGATACCCGTGCTTCTTCCTCTGTGAACGGTGGCCTGTATCCCAGCACCTTCTGGTTGCAGAACGCTTCCTTCCTGCGTTTGAAGAACATCGAACTGGGTTATAACCTGCCGGCTTCAAAGATCTCCATGCTCCGTATGCAGTCTGCCCGCATCTATGCCAACGCCTTCAACCTGTTCACCATCACGAAAGTGAAAGATTTTGATCCGGAAGGTAACAATGGCAGCGGCCAGTTCTATCCACAGCAGAAGATCATTAACGTAGGCGTTAACGTGAGTTTCTAA
- a CDS encoding hybrid sensor histidine kinase/response regulator transcription factor, with the protein MRKIVLTATLFFVYVMLSVAGELPVRYLGIQQGLSNNAITTIYQDAHGFMWIGTYDGLNRYDGYNFRIYRNVIGDSTSLSTNNVYCLEGDSMRRTWVGTQNGLNVFDPRTGHFSMPVFQSLKVKQQPLFGEISALKTINDNLLLAGSQRSGLVVFGKDGKGRQIALPGGEGSYHVHAIEYDRQRNKIWVFVQNYGLYTYDAATHRLTLASNNIRRANCMKADPAGNLWIGTEADLALYDPARNVVTHDFMPVKSPVIGLCFDRKNVLWIGCDGAGAYKLAPGAKQAIAFRGEGATGPINSNAVYAVYADRDDRMWIGTLRGGLNIIEPRPIPFEWVRYEGKTGRIVENFILSFCQDGNSLYIGTDGAGLRNWNMDDNTYTEYRYDPKNTSALSSNFITNLVKDDQGDIWISTWFGGISRLKHHNKQFERYTLFNPNTGREENNTWTVYQDHRKTIWAGATNEGCLYRYNPVQNKFELFDAAIMNLQSIAEDSKGVLWGGNYNALIRIDRGKKQHQFYSINQPVRAIHETRKGEFWLGTQGAGLLLFDRSTGKYKQYTTADGLPSNTVLRMLEDRQGNLWLSTYNGLARFNPVTKMVDHYSQEDGLQSNQFSFNAACALSSGRFVFGGINGFNIFNPDSVFSEETHPPLFLNHIKVGDRPIEAYPEYITERNRESVKHITLPFNQAVLSLDFVALDYSGADKIRYACLLEGWDKGWNYLEESRTASYARLQEGNYLFKVKVSQPGKGWSADTVLLRVTVLPPWYRSWWAYTIYLALIFGSIYAYVKYTRRQERLKYEIRLAHLENQKEKEHAERKLSFFTNISHEFRTPLSLIINPLRSRLDKAPDLDLTVAYRNARRLLSLVDQLLLFRQADSGADGLKVSRFNIIGLCDEVYQCFIQQAAARKIDYQFRSPGREVPVQADYEKIEIALFNLLSNAFKFTPDGGAISLVLEEEGSEHISIRVSDTGCGIAEADQSSVFAKFSRTGSASTQKTGFGIGLYLVKHFVESHQGRVLLRSLPGKGADFTIVLPRLAGEVIAEVHAPQSGTLLQELAEDAPAPVTAPDLPEDGRVASEIVTDRKSVLVIDDDREIREYLQRLFSDKYHVMTAADGLEGFQTASSQLPDLIVSDVNMEGLDGVQLCRQVKASPVLGHIPVILLTAASSSDSRLEGVEGGADDYMTKPFDSQLLLARVETILKNRNLVQQFFFDSITLQQSTVKVPAAYQEFLQQAIQVVEANLETEDFTIQKFCKEMGMSRSSVYAKIKHVSAQSPNAFIRSIRIRRAAVLMLRENMNVNQAAFQVGIADARYFREQFVKLFGITPSAYIKKYRQSFNLDLNLLRPEGEK; encoded by the coding sequence ATGCGTAAAATTGTTCTTACCGCCACGTTATTCTTTGTTTATGTGATGCTGTCCGTGGCAGGCGAGCTTCCCGTTCGTTATTTGGGCATTCAGCAGGGTTTGTCCAATAACGCCATTACCACTATTTACCAGGATGCGCATGGGTTTATGTGGATAGGCACTTACGATGGACTTAACCGCTATGATGGCTACAACTTCCGTATTTATCGTAATGTAATCGGCGACAGTACTTCCTTATCCACCAATAATGTGTATTGCCTCGAAGGTGATAGCATGCGCCGTACCTGGGTGGGCACACAAAACGGGCTGAATGTATTTGATCCGCGTACAGGTCATTTTTCCATGCCTGTATTTCAATCGCTGAAAGTCAAACAACAACCTTTATTTGGTGAGATATCCGCACTTAAGACGATTAATGACAATCTACTGTTAGCAGGCTCGCAGCGCAGCGGCTTAGTAGTGTTTGGTAAAGATGGCAAGGGCAGGCAGATCGCGTTGCCCGGCGGCGAAGGCAGTTATCATGTACATGCTATTGAGTACGACAGGCAGCGAAATAAGATATGGGTGTTCGTACAAAACTATGGCCTCTATACCTACGATGCAGCCACCCACCGTCTCACACTCGCCTCCAATAATATCCGCCGCGCCAACTGCATGAAGGCCGATCCCGCAGGGAACTTATGGATCGGTACGGAGGCTGACCTGGCACTATATGATCCCGCACGTAACGTGGTGACGCACGATTTTATGCCAGTGAAAAGCCCGGTGATAGGTTTGTGTTTCGATAGAAAAAATGTACTGTGGATAGGCTGCGATGGCGCCGGAGCTTACAAGCTGGCGCCAGGTGCGAAACAGGCCATTGCCTTTCGTGGCGAAGGCGCTACCGGACCAATTAACAGCAATGCCGTATACGCCGTTTACGCAGACCGCGACGATCGCATGTGGATAGGTACTTTAAGGGGCGGGCTCAATATCATCGAACCCCGGCCTATCCCGTTTGAATGGGTGCGGTACGAAGGCAAAACCGGCAGGATCGTAGAGAACTTTATTCTTTCTTTTTGCCAGGATGGCAATAGCCTGTACATCGGTACCGACGGTGCCGGATTGCGCAACTGGAACATGGATGACAATACGTACACCGAGTATCGTTACGATCCAAAAAATACCAGTGCCCTCTCCAGCAACTTCATCACCAACCTGGTAAAAGACGACCAGGGCGATATCTGGATCTCTACCTGGTTTGGCGGGATCAGCCGCCTGAAACATCATAACAAACAGTTCGAACGTTATACCCTGTTCAATCCGAACACCGGCCGCGAAGAAAACAATACGTGGACCGTTTACCAGGACCACCGCAAAACGATTTGGGCAGGCGCCACCAACGAAGGCTGCCTGTACCGCTACAACCCGGTTCAAAATAAGTTCGAGCTGTTCGACGCAGCTATCATGAACCTGCAAAGCATTGCCGAAGACAGTAAAGGCGTGCTGTGGGGCGGCAATTACAACGCCCTTATCCGCATCGACCGCGGAAAGAAACAACACCAGTTCTATTCCATCAATCAGCCCGTACGCGCCATTCATGAAACCCGTAAAGGCGAGTTTTGGCTGGGCACCCAGGGCGCCGGGCTGCTGCTGTTCGACCGGTCTACAGGTAAATATAAACAATACACCACTGCGGACGGCTTGCCCAGTAACACGGTGTTAAGGATGCTGGAAGATCGCCAGGGCAACCTGTGGCTCAGTACCTACAACGGGCTGGCGCGTTTTAACCCGGTGACCAAAATGGTAGACCATTATTCGCAGGAAGATGGTCTGCAAAGCAACCAATTCAGCTTCAACGCCGCCTGTGCCCTCAGCTCCGGCCGTTTTGTGTTTGGTGGTATTAACGGCTTTAACATCTTTAACCCGGATAGTGTATTCTCCGAAGAAACGCATCCACCGTTATTTCTTAATCATATTAAAGTTGGCGACCGTCCCATTGAAGCGTATCCTGAATACATTACGGAGCGTAACCGCGAAAGTGTGAAACATATCACGCTGCCTTTTAACCAGGCCGTATTGTCACTGGACTTTGTGGCCCTCGACTACTCGGGTGCCGATAAGATCCGCTACGCCTGCCTGCTGGAAGGCTGGGACAAGGGCTGGAATTACCTGGAAGAAAGCCGCACGGCCAGTTATGCGCGCCTGCAGGAGGGCAATTACCTGTTTAAGGTAAAGGTATCGCAACCCGGAAAGGGCTGGTCGGCCGACACGGTGTTACTCCGTGTAACCGTGCTGCCGCCCTGGTACCGCAGCTGGTGGGCCTACACGATTTACCTCGCCCTGATCTTCGGAAGCATTTATGCCTACGTGAAATATACCCGCAGGCAAGAGCGTCTCAAATACGAAATTCGCCTGGCACACCTCGAAAACCAGAAGGAAAAGGAACATGCAGAGCGAAAGCTGTCCTTTTTTACCAATATTTCCCACGAGTTCCGAACGCCGCTGTCCCTGATTATTAACCCGCTGCGCAGCCGCCTGGATAAAGCGCCCGACCTCGATCTGACGGTCGCATACCGTAACGCGCGGCGCTTATTAAGCCTGGTCGATCAGCTGCTGCTCTTCCGCCAGGCCGATTCGGGGGCCGACGGATTAAAGGTGTCGCGGTTTAATATTATAGGTCTGTGCGACGAGGTGTACCAATGTTTTATACAGCAGGCAGCCGCCCGTAAGATCGATTACCAGTTCCGTTCCCCGGGGCGGGAAGTGCCGGTGCAGGCGGATTATGAGAAGATAGAGATCGCCTTGTTCAATTTGCTGTCCAACGCATTTAAGTTCACGCCGGACGGTGGGGCCATCAGCCTGGTGCTGGAAGAGGAGGGGAGTGAACATATCAGCATCCGCGTAAGCGATACCGGTTGCGGCATCGCCGAGGCCGACCAGTCGTCGGTGTTCGCTAAGTTTAGCCGTACAGGCAGTGCATCTACCCAAAAGACAGGCTTTGGAATAGGGCTGTACCTGGTAAAACACTTCGTGGAAAGTCACCAGGGCCGCGTGCTGCTTCGTAGTTTGCCGGGCAAAGGGGCCGATTTCACGATCGTGTTGCCCCGCCTGGCGGGTGAGGTGATTGCAGAAGTGCACGCCCCGCAATCCGGCACGCTGTTGCAGGAGTTGGCCGAAGACGCACCCGCACCCGTGACGGCACCCGACCTCCCGGAGGATGGCCGCGTTGCGTCGGAGATCGTGACCGACCGCAAATCGGTGCTGGTGATCGATGACGACCGCGAGATACGTGAGTACCTGCAACGACTGTTCAGCGATAAATACCACGTAATGACGGCCGCCGACGGACTGGAGGGATTCCAGACTGCCAGCAGCCAGCTGCCCGACCTGATCGTAAGCGATGTAAATATGGAGGGCCTGGACGGCGTGCAGTTATGCCGCCAGGTAAAAGCGTCGCCGGTACTCGGCCATATCCCTGTGATCCTGCTCACGGCCGCTTCGTCCTCCGACAGCCGGCTCGAAGGGGTAGAAGGGGGCGCCGACGATTATATGACCAAGCCTTTCGACAGTCAGCTGCTGCTCGCCCGGGTAGAAACGATACTAAAAAACCGGAACCTCGTACAACAGTTTTTCTTCGATAGCATTACGTTGCAACAATCCACCGTGAAGGTGCCGGCTGCCTACCAGGAATTTTTGCAGCAGGCCATCCAGGTTGTGGAGGCCAATCTCGAAACGGAGGACTTCACTATACAGAAGTTCTGTAAAGAGATGGGCATGAGTCGTTCCAGCGTATATGCAAAAATTAAACATGTATCCGCCCAGTCGCCCAATGCCTTCATCCGGTCGATCAGGATACGGAGGGCGGCGGTGTTAATGCTGCGGGAAAATATGAATGTGAACCAGGCGGCCTTCCAGGTAGGTATTGCCGACGCCAGGTACTTCCGCGAACAGTTCGTTAAACTTTTCGGCATCACGCCATCTGCCTATATTAAAAAGTACCGCCAATCCTTTAATCTCGATCTGAACCTTTTACGCCCCGAAGGGGAAAAATAG
- a CDS encoding sialidase family protein, producing the protein MKKLLLLLLVIPLAGFGQTSWKQLSAGMLFDKVPFAQCHASTIVEYRPGLLMAAWFAGSHEGNKDVKIWLSTSAKGKWSAPKVVAADSTYPCWNPVLFKDQSNLLHLYYKVGPNPMGWWGMEITSADNGKSWSAPKRFADGLLGPIKNKPVQLANGVILSPTSKETSQAWRAYIERSTDGGNSWTSIPVDTAGKYDIIQPSILQYADGRLQLLCRSKQGKVMQSWSNDAGLTWSAVTPTSLLNPNSGTDAVTLKNGWQLIVYNPDIPGKEWSEGRTKLRVAVSQNGNEWQDVAVLENQSKGEFSYPAVIQTKDGKVHITYTYDRKNIRYVVLKAR; encoded by the coding sequence ATGAAGAAATTGCTTTTGCTATTACTCGTTATTCCGCTGGCAGGCTTCGGGCAAACTTCCTGGAAACAGCTTTCCGCCGGAATGTTGTTCGACAAAGTGCCTTTTGCACAATGTCATGCATCTACTATCGTGGAATATAGGCCTGGCTTGTTAATGGCTGCCTGGTTCGCGGGTAGTCACGAAGGCAATAAGGACGTGAAAATATGGCTTAGCACTTCGGCAAAAGGCAAGTGGTCTGCCCCCAAAGTGGTCGCAGCCGACAGCACTTATCCCTGCTGGAACCCGGTGCTGTTCAAGGATCAAAGTAACCTGTTACATCTCTATTATAAAGTAGGTCCAAATCCAATGGGTTGGTGGGGTATGGAGATCACATCCGCAGATAATGGCAAGTCCTGGTCTGCCCCGAAACGCTTTGCGGACGGGCTGCTCGGGCCTATCAAAAACAAACCGGTGCAACTGGCTAATGGCGTGATATTAAGCCCGACAAGCAAAGAAACCAGCCAGGCATGGCGTGCTTATATCGAACGTTCAACAGACGGCGGCAATAGCTGGACGTCCATCCCGGTAGATACGGCCGGCAAATATGACATCATTCAACCCAGTATACTACAATACGCCGACGGCCGCCTGCAACTGCTGTGCCGCAGTAAACAAGGGAAGGTGATGCAATCATGGTCAAACGATGCCGGTCTTACCTGGAGCGCCGTTACACCCACCTCTTTACTCAATCCCAATTCGGGTACGGATGCCGTTACGCTTAAAAACGGCTGGCAGCTCATCGTGTATAACCCCGACATTCCCGGTAAAGAATGGAGTGAAGGGCGTACAAAACTACGCGTAGCGGTGTCGCAAAATGGCAACGAGTGGCAGGATGTAGCGGTGCTGGAAAATCAGTCGAAGGGTGAATTTAGTTATCCGGCAGTAATACAAACGAAGGATGGAAAGGTGCATATCACCTATACTTACGATCGCAAAAACATTCGTTACGTGGTGCTGAAGGCACGGTAG
- a CDS encoding DUF3347 domain-containing protein has translation MRSVLLLLAFIPFTTLSAQQKSLSGAYLTVKDNLVANDSVSTKKSATALVEAIGNMKMKGVAKDSAKVFAAAKAKMLDFATKMSATQNVNRQREFFSGLSQSFWKVASLAAMPADLYYQRCPMTGVTWVSNEKAIKNPYYPKNMLTCGEVIGEKGATL, from the coding sequence ATGAGAAGTGTGCTGCTGTTATTGGCATTTATTCCGTTTACAACATTGTCGGCCCAGCAAAAAAGCCTTTCCGGGGCCTACCTGACCGTTAAAGACAACCTGGTGGCCAACGACTCTGTGTCCACTAAAAAGTCTGCCACCGCGCTGGTAGAAGCTATTGGCAACATGAAAATGAAAGGCGTGGCGAAAGATTCTGCCAAAGTATTTGCGGCTGCGAAAGCTAAGATGCTCGACTTTGCTACAAAAATGAGCGCTACCCAGAATGTGAACCGCCAGCGGGAATTTTTCTCCGGCCTGTCACAATCCTTCTGGAAAGTAGCCAGCCTGGCGGCTATGCCAGCCGACTTGTACTACCAGCGTTGCCCGATGACCGGCGTAACCTGGGTAAGTAACGAAAAAGCGATCAAGAATCCTTATTATCCGAAAAACATGCTCACCTGCGGGGAAGTGATCGGGGAAAAAGGTGCGACCTTATAA
- a CDS encoding GNAT family N-acetyltransferase gives MPPFSIQTPLENDKALLLPLQDSDFEALYAVASDPAVWAQHPNKDRWQREVFANFFDGAMKSGGAFRIIDKATGEVAGSSRFYDYDEAENTILIGYTFYGTRFWGKGLNPSVKKLMLDYIFQFVDKVQFHIGSHNLRSQIAITRLGAEKVGELEVAYYGEPSKLNFVYELRNFAAHKA, from the coding sequence ATGCCCCCATTTTCCATACAGACACCCTTAGAAAACGACAAAGCACTATTACTGCCATTACAGGATAGCGATTTCGAAGCCCTTTACGCAGTAGCCTCTGACCCGGCAGTGTGGGCGCAACATCCTAACAAAGATCGCTGGCAGCGGGAAGTATTCGCCAACTTCTTCGATGGCGCTATGAAGAGCGGCGGTGCCTTCAGGATCATTGATAAAGCCACCGGAGAAGTAGCCGGTAGCAGTCGTTTTTACGATTACGACGAGGCTGAGAACACCATCCTGATCGGTTATACCTTCTATGGTACGCGCTTCTGGGGCAAAGGACTTAATCCTTCTGTCAAGAAACTCATGCTCGACTATATTTTCCAGTTCGTGGATAAGGTACAGTTCCATATCGGTTCGCATAACCTCCGGTCACAGATCGCTATTACGCGCCTGGGCGCAGAGAAAGTGGGTGAGCTGGAAGTGGCCTACTACGGGGAACCCTCCAAGCTCAATTTCGTGTACGAATTGCGTAACTTTGCCGCGCATAAGGCATAA